One genomic segment of Streptomyces sp. RerS4 includes these proteins:
- a CDS encoding gamma-glutamylcyclotransferase family protein, which yields MLPFFVYGTLLPGEVNHDLFLRGRTAAEEPARLPDAALYAGPGYPYAVHRPGSAIAGELITAAPGAYAELLVALDLLEEYAGPDRPDNVYDRVAREAVRPDGSRVRAWVYLAAAPVAHHLARSGTEITGGDWRRHVEG from the coding sequence GTGCTGCCGTTCTTCGTCTACGGGACCCTGCTCCCCGGCGAGGTCAACCACGACCTGTTCCTGCGGGGCCGCACGGCCGCCGAGGAGCCCGCGCGACTGCCGGACGCCGCGCTCTACGCGGGCCCCGGCTACCCGTACGCCGTCCACCGGCCCGGCTCCGCGATAGCCGGGGAGCTGATCACGGCGGCGCCGGGCGCGTACGCCGAACTGCTGGTCGCGCTCGACCTGCTGGAGGAGTACGCGGGCCCGGACCGGCCGGACAACGTCTACGACCGGGTCGCCCGCGAGGCCGTCCGCCCCGACGGCAGCCGCGTCCGTGCCTGGGTCTACCTGGCGGCAGCCCCCGTCGCCCACCACCTCGCCCGCTCGGGCACGGAGATCACCGGCGGCGACTGGCGCCGGCACGTCGAGGGTTAG
- a CDS encoding deoxyguanosinetriphosphate triphosphohydrolase, whose amino-acid sequence MEGTPHAPAYDSYDPAATERFAVEPDKRPGRTAFQRDRARVLHSAALRRLAGKTQVVTPGSRSYDWDASPRTRLTHSLECAQVGRELGAALGCDPDLVEAACLSHDMGHPPFGHNGEEALNEFAKDCGGFEGNAQSLRLLTRLEPKRFVPDPAGGALVSVGLNLTRASLDAATKYPWARGSHPTDPDSVKFGAYEDDLPVFEWLRRGAPADRKCFEAQVMDWSDDVAYSVHDFEDGLHAGHIDPNLLFAEPERNAIWQVAIGRYVPADTDPQELREALDRLMEEDWWPHGYDGSAVAQARLKDATSQLIGRFCLAAENATREAYGFGPLTRYTAELVVPRQARNECAVLKTVADLYVMQREEQERLRADQRVVLAELAEALSARAPEGLDPQFRAIFDAAPDDRARKRAVIDQIAALTDASARSLHARLTRRPRRAEG is encoded by the coding sequence ATGGAAGGCACCCCGCACGCCCCCGCCTACGACTCCTACGATCCGGCCGCCACCGAGCGCTTCGCCGTCGAGCCCGACAAACGGCCCGGCCGTACCGCCTTCCAACGCGACCGCGCCCGCGTGCTGCACTCGGCCGCGCTGCGCCGCCTCGCCGGCAAGACGCAGGTCGTCACGCCGGGCAGCCGTTCCTACGACTGGGACGCGAGCCCCCGTACCCGGCTGACGCACTCCCTGGAGTGCGCGCAGGTCGGACGGGAGCTCGGCGCGGCCCTCGGCTGCGATCCCGACCTGGTCGAGGCGGCCTGCCTCTCCCACGACATGGGCCACCCGCCCTTCGGGCACAACGGCGAGGAGGCGCTCAACGAGTTCGCCAAGGACTGCGGCGGCTTCGAGGGCAACGCCCAGTCCCTGCGCCTGCTGACCCGACTGGAGCCCAAACGGTTCGTCCCCGACCCGGCCGGCGGCGCCCTCGTCAGCGTCGGCCTCAACCTCACCCGCGCCAGCCTCGACGCCGCCACCAAGTACCCGTGGGCGCGCGGCAGCCATCCCACCGACCCCGATTCGGTGAAGTTCGGCGCCTACGAGGACGACCTGCCGGTCTTCGAGTGGCTACGGCGCGGCGCGCCCGCCGACCGCAAGTGCTTCGAGGCCCAGGTCATGGACTGGTCGGACGACGTGGCGTACTCCGTCCACGACTTCGAGGACGGTCTGCACGCCGGCCACATCGACCCCAACCTCCTGTTCGCCGAACCCGAGCGCAACGCCATCTGGCAGGTCGCCATCGGCCGGTACGTGCCCGCCGACACCGACCCCCAGGAGCTGCGCGAGGCCCTCGACCGGCTGATGGAGGAGGACTGGTGGCCGCACGGCTACGACGGCTCCGCCGTGGCCCAGGCCCGGCTGAAGGACGCCACCAGCCAGCTGATCGGCCGTTTCTGTCTGGCGGCGGAGAACGCCACCCGTGAGGCGTACGGTTTCGGCCCGCTCACCCGCTACACCGCCGAGCTGGTGGTTCCCCGTCAGGCGCGCAACGAGTGCGCGGTCCTGAAGACCGTCGCCGACCTCTACGTGATGCAGCGCGAGGAGCAGGAGCGGCTGCGCGCCGACCAGCGCGTGGTCCTGGCCGAATTGGCCGAGGCGCTCAGCGCCCGCGCGCCCGAGGGACTGGACCCGCAGTTCCGCGCGATCTTCGACGCCGCGCCGGACGACAGGGCGAGGAAACGCGCGGTCATCGACCAGATCGCCGCCCTCACGGACGCCTCCGCCCGCTCCCTGCACGCCCGTCTCACCCGCCGCCCGCGACGCGCCGAAGGGTGA
- a CDS encoding molybdopterin oxidoreductase family protein, with translation MPIPDSAPAATATHCPYCALQCGMNLRPTSDGAGVTVEERADFPVNRGALCGKGRTAPAVLSSRVRLTEPLMRTRPGGPLVPAGWEEALDAVAEGLTRTARAHGHDAVGVFGGGGLTNEKAYALGKFARVALRTSQIDYNGRFCMSSAAAAHQRAFGLDRGLPFPLEDIPRTGCVILVGSNLAETMPPALRYLTELKANGGTLIVVDPRRTRTAEQADLHLAPRPGTDLALALGLLHLVVAEGRTDAEFIAARTTGWEDARAAAMAHWPELVERVTGVAVPQLRRAVELFCAPESAMVLTARGPEQQSKGTDTVGAWINLCLATGRAGRPLSGYGCLTGQGNGQGGREHGQKADQLPGYRKLTDPAARAHVARIWGVDPDTLPGPGRSAYELLDALGTDVRALLLMGSNPVVSAPRAAHIEDRIRSLDFLAVADVVLSETAALADVVLPVTQWAEETGTTTNLEGRVLLRRRALSPPPGVRSDLDVLHGLAARLGVEKGFPTDPEEVFEELRRASAGGPADYSGISYARVEAEQGVFWPCPTGSEGTPRLFLDRFATDDGRARFVPVSHRAAAETPDADYPLLLTTGRVVAQYQSGAQTRRVDELNAAAPGPFVELHPRLAARLGVDDGAPLAVTSRRGRAVAPARITDAIRADTVFMPFHWPGEGRANTLTNPALDPVSRMPEFKVCAVRVEPA, from the coding sequence ATGCCCATCCCGGACTCCGCCCCCGCCGCCACCGCCACGCACTGCCCGTACTGCGCGCTCCAGTGCGGGATGAACCTGCGCCCCACATCCGACGGCGCGGGCGTGACGGTCGAGGAGCGGGCCGACTTCCCCGTCAACCGGGGCGCGCTGTGCGGCAAGGGACGCACCGCGCCCGCCGTGCTCTCCTCCCGGGTGCGCCTGACCGAGCCGCTGATGCGCACCCGCCCCGGCGGGCCCCTCGTACCGGCCGGCTGGGAGGAGGCCCTCGACGCCGTCGCCGAGGGCCTCACCCGCACGGCCCGCGCCCACGGGCACGACGCGGTCGGCGTGTTCGGCGGCGGCGGACTGACCAACGAGAAGGCGTACGCCCTCGGCAAGTTCGCCCGCGTCGCCCTGCGCACCTCCCAGATCGACTACAACGGGCGTTTTTGCATGTCCTCGGCCGCCGCCGCGCACCAGCGGGCCTTCGGCCTCGACCGCGGCCTGCCCTTCCCCCTGGAGGACATCCCGCGCACCGGCTGCGTGATCCTCGTCGGCTCCAACCTGGCCGAGACGATGCCCCCCGCCCTGCGCTACCTCACCGAACTGAAGGCGAACGGCGGCACCCTGATCGTCGTCGACCCCCGCCGCACCCGCACCGCCGAGCAGGCCGACCTGCACCTGGCCCCCCGACCCGGCACCGACCTCGCCCTCGCCCTCGGGCTCCTGCACCTCGTGGTGGCCGAGGGCCGCACCGACGCGGAGTTCATCGCCGCCCGCACCACCGGCTGGGAGGACGCCCGCGCCGCCGCGATGGCCCACTGGCCGGAACTGGTCGAACGCGTCACCGGCGTCGCGGTCCCGCAACTGCGCCGGGCCGTGGAATTGTTCTGCGCCCCCGAGTCCGCGATGGTCCTCACCGCCCGCGGCCCCGAGCAGCAGTCCAAGGGCACCGACACCGTCGGCGCCTGGATCAACCTGTGCCTCGCGACCGGCCGCGCCGGCCGCCCGCTCTCCGGCTACGGCTGCCTCACCGGCCAGGGCAACGGCCAGGGCGGCCGCGAACACGGTCAGAAGGCCGACCAACTGCCCGGCTACCGCAAGCTGACCGACCCCGCCGCCCGCGCCCACGTCGCCCGGATCTGGGGCGTCGACCCCGACACCCTGCCCGGCCCCGGCCGCAGTGCCTACGAACTCCTCGATGCCCTGGGCACCGACGTACGGGCCCTGCTCCTCATGGGCTCCAACCCCGTGGTCTCCGCCCCACGCGCCGCCCACATCGAGGACCGGATCCGCTCCCTCGACTTCCTCGCCGTCGCCGACGTGGTCCTCTCCGAGACCGCCGCGCTCGCCGACGTGGTCCTGCCCGTCACCCAGTGGGCGGAGGAGACCGGCACCACCACCAACCTGGAGGGCCGCGTCCTGCTGCGCCGCCGCGCCCTCAGCCCGCCGCCCGGCGTCCGCAGCGACCTGGACGTGCTGCACGGACTCGCCGCCCGCCTCGGCGTGGAGAAGGGCTTCCCCACCGACCCCGAAGAGGTCTTCGAGGAGCTGCGCCGCGCCTCCGCGGGCGGACCGGCCGACTACTCGGGCATCTCCTACGCCCGCGTCGAAGCCGAACAGGGCGTCTTCTGGCCCTGCCCCACCGGCTCCGAGGGCACCCCCCGCCTCTTCCTGGACCGCTTCGCCACCGACGACGGCCGGGCCCGGTTCGTACCCGTCTCCCACCGCGCCGCCGCCGAGACCCCCGACGCGGACTACCCTCTGCTGCTCACCACCGGGCGGGTCGTCGCCCAGTACCAGTCCGGCGCGCAGACCCGGCGGGTGGACGAGCTCAACGCCGCCGCCCCCGGGCCCTTCGTGGAACTCCACCCCCGTCTCGCGGCCCGCCTCGGGGTCGACGACGGCGCCCCGCTCGCCGTCACCTCCCGCCGGGGCCGTGCGGTGGCGCCGGCCCGCATCACCGACGCCATCCGCGCCGACACGGTCTTCATGCCGTTCCACTGGCCGGGGGAGGGCCGCGCCAACACCCTCACCAACCCCGCCCTGGACCCGGTGTCCCGGATGCCGGAGTTCAAGGTGTGCGCGGTCCGCGTCGAACCCGCCTGA
- a CDS encoding FAD-dependent oxidoreductase has product MVDAHQTFIIVGAGLAGAKAAETLRSEGFTGRVILIGDERDHPYERPPLSKGYLVGKEDRDSVFVHKPSWYASADIELHLGQPAVHLDRDAKTVRLGDGTLLHYDKLLLATGAEPRRLDIPGTGLAGVHHLRRLAHADLLRKALTSLGRDNGHLLIAGAGWIGLEVAAAARGYGAEVTVVEPLATPLHAVLGPEIGRLFTDLHSEHGVRFHFGARLTEIVGQDGMVLAARTDDGEEHPAHAVLAAIGAAPRTALAETSGLALVDREHGGGIAVDASLRTSDPDVYAVGDVAAAHHPTLGTRLRVEHWANALNGGPAAARAMLGQEVSYDRVPYFFSDQYDVGLEYSGHAPVGGYDQVLIRGDVAKREFIAFWLSDGRVLAGMNVNVWDVTEQIQALIRSKTPVDRDKLADPSVPLSALTGGEGA; this is encoded by the coding sequence GTGGTCGACGCACACCAGACGTTCATCATCGTCGGCGCGGGGCTGGCCGGGGCGAAGGCAGCCGAAACGCTGAGGTCCGAGGGGTTCACGGGCCGGGTGATCCTGATCGGCGACGAGCGCGACCATCCGTACGAGCGTCCCCCGCTGTCCAAGGGCTACCTGGTGGGCAAGGAGGACCGGGACAGCGTCTTCGTGCACAAGCCGTCCTGGTACGCGAGCGCCGACATCGAGCTGCACCTGGGCCAGCCGGCCGTCCACCTGGACCGTGACGCCAAGACCGTCCGGCTGGGCGACGGGACCCTGCTGCACTACGACAAGCTGCTGCTGGCCACCGGCGCCGAGCCGCGCCGCCTGGACATCCCCGGCACCGGCCTGGCCGGCGTGCACCACCTGCGCCGCCTCGCCCACGCCGACCTGCTGCGCAAGGCCCTGACCTCGCTCGGCCGCGACAACGGCCACCTGCTGATCGCGGGGGCGGGCTGGATCGGCCTGGAGGTCGCGGCGGCGGCCCGCGGCTACGGCGCCGAGGTCACCGTCGTCGAGCCGTTGGCCACGCCGCTGCACGCGGTGCTCGGCCCGGAGATCGGCCGGCTCTTCACCGACCTGCACAGCGAGCACGGCGTCCGCTTCCACTTCGGGGCGCGGCTGACGGAGATCGTCGGCCAGGACGGCATGGTGCTGGCGGCCCGTACGGACGACGGGGAGGAGCACCCCGCGCACGCGGTGCTGGCCGCGATCGGGGCGGCGCCGCGCACCGCCCTCGCCGAGACCTCCGGGCTGGCCCTGGTCGACCGGGAGCACGGCGGCGGCATCGCCGTGGACGCCTCACTGCGCACCTCCGACCCGGACGTGTACGCCGTGGGGGACGTGGCGGCCGCGCACCACCCGACGCTCGGGACCCGGCTGCGCGTCGAGCACTGGGCCAACGCCCTCAACGGGGGCCCGGCCGCGGCGCGGGCCATGCTGGGGCAGGAGGTCTCGTACGACCGGGTGCCGTACTTCTTCTCCGACCAGTACGACGTGGGCCTGGAGTACTCCGGTCACGCCCCGGTGGGCGGCTACGACCAGGTGCTGATCCGGGGCGACGTGGCCAAGCGCGAGTTCATCGCGTTCTGGTTGTCGGACGGCCGGGTGCTGGCCGGGATGAACGTGAACGTGTGGGACGTCACCGAGCAGATCCAGGCCCTGATCCGGTCGAAGACGCCCGTGGACCGGGACAAGCTGGCGGATCCCAGCGTTCCGCTTTCCGCGTTGACGGGTGGCGAGGGGGCCTGA
- a CDS encoding ElyC/SanA/YdcF family protein translates to MERSEGKRVGAWWRLRLPRSVRARRRAVRVVMAGCVLALLPSAWTHAVAADRLRTTAGAPAAEVAVVFGAGLWNGRPTPYLADRLDAAVELYRAGKVKVVLVTGDNSRVGYDEPDAMRTYLTGRGVPGERIVSDYAGFDTWDSCVRAREIFGVHRAILISQGFHIRRAVALCQAAGVESYGVGVADVHDATWYYGGVREVFAAGKAAVDATFEPRPRFLGPKEEGVSRALGALAH, encoded by the coding sequence ATGGAGAGGTCGGAGGGGAAGCGGGTCGGCGCGTGGTGGCGGCTTCGGCTGCCGAGGAGCGTGCGGGCCCGCAGGCGGGCGGTGCGGGTGGTCATGGCTGGTTGCGTTTTGGCGCTGCTGCCCTCGGCGTGGACGCACGCGGTGGCCGCCGACCGGCTGCGCACGACCGCCGGCGCGCCGGCGGCGGAGGTGGCGGTGGTGTTCGGCGCGGGGTTGTGGAACGGCCGGCCCACGCCGTACCTGGCCGACCGGCTGGACGCGGCCGTCGAGCTGTACCGGGCGGGGAAGGTGAAGGTCGTCCTGGTCACCGGCGACAACAGCCGCGTCGGGTACGACGAGCCCGACGCCATGCGGACCTACCTCACGGGGCGGGGCGTGCCGGGGGAGCGGATCGTCAGCGATTACGCCGGCTTCGACACATGGGACTCGTGCGTGCGGGCCCGGGAGATATTCGGGGTGCACCGGGCGATCCTGATCAGCCAGGGCTTCCACATACGCAGGGCCGTCGCGCTGTGCCAGGCGGCGGGCGTGGAGTCGTACGGGGTCGGCGTCGCCGACGTCCACGACGCGACCTGGTACTACGGCGGCGTCCGCGAGGTCTTCGCGGCGGGCAAGGCGGCGGTGGACGCGACCTTCGAGCCGCGACCCCGGTTCCTGGGACCGAAGGAGGAAGGGGTGTCGCGGGCGCTGGGGGCTCTGGCACACTGA
- the dnaG gene encoding DNA primase: MAGRINDDDVKAVRDAVPIDAVVSEYLQLRNAGGGNLKGLCPFHDEKSPSFQVSPSKGFYHCFGCQAGGDTLDFIMKIDHLSFSEAVERLAGQAGITLRYEEGGYTAGTSGRGERIRLVEAHKAAALFYADQLGGAEAEIGRRFLAERGFDQAAATHFGVGYSPAGWDHLTRFLRGKGFSDKELILSGLAQDSRSGKPIDRFRGRLMWPIRDISGEVVGFGARKLRDDDNGPKYLNTPETAIYKKSQVLYGIDLAKKEIAKTSRAVVVEGYTDVMACHLAGVTTAIATCGTAFGGDHIKILRRLLMDNATAEVIFTFDGDAAGQKAALRAFEDDQKFAAETSIAITPGGMDPCDLRLAQGDEAVSGLVESRTPLFEFALRHIVARHNLENPAGRAAALDEAAPVVANIKNIAIQHESAVQLAGMLGIRDEQFVVKRVAQLARWARERGRQPEQQGRGGSRAPEPAPAPRAAPPGGPALNLRSPAHRTERELLKLALQRPALVSPAFDAYGIDEFTAPPYAAVRQAIQDAGGAAQDSDDYLIRVREAAPNDTVRALVTELAVEAIHAKTVDEVYAGVQLVQVRLRAVDRRVHEIQGTLSRLGPQAPPEQLAAVQEELWVLQQYGRRLRNRGAEGL; this comes from the coding sequence GTGGCTGGACGGATCAACGACGACGACGTGAAGGCGGTACGGGACGCGGTCCCGATCGACGCCGTCGTCTCCGAGTACCTCCAGCTGCGCAACGCGGGCGGCGGCAACCTCAAGGGCCTCTGCCCCTTTCACGACGAGAAGTCCCCGTCCTTCCAGGTCAGCCCCAGCAAGGGCTTCTACCACTGCTTCGGCTGCCAGGCGGGCGGGGACACCCTCGACTTCATCATGAAGATCGACCACCTCTCCTTCTCGGAGGCGGTCGAACGCCTGGCCGGCCAGGCCGGGATCACCCTGCGGTACGAGGAGGGCGGCTACACCGCCGGCACCAGCGGCCGCGGCGAGCGGATCCGCCTGGTCGAGGCGCACAAGGCCGCCGCCCTCTTCTACGCCGACCAGCTCGGCGGCGCCGAGGCCGAGATCGGCCGCCGCTTCCTGGCGGAGCGCGGCTTCGACCAGGCGGCGGCCACCCACTTCGGCGTGGGCTACAGCCCGGCCGGCTGGGACCACCTGACCCGGTTCCTGCGCGGCAAGGGCTTCTCCGACAAGGAGCTGATCCTCTCCGGGCTCGCCCAGGACAGCCGCAGCGGCAAGCCCATCGACCGCTTCCGCGGCCGGCTGATGTGGCCGATCCGGGACATCAGCGGCGAGGTCGTCGGCTTCGGCGCGCGCAAGCTGCGCGACGACGACAACGGCCCGAAGTACCTGAACACCCCCGAGACGGCGATCTACAAGAAGTCGCAGGTCCTGTACGGCATCGACCTGGCGAAGAAGGAGATCGCGAAGACCTCCCGCGCCGTGGTCGTCGAGGGCTACACCGACGTCATGGCCTGTCACCTGGCAGGCGTCACCACGGCCATCGCCACCTGTGGCACCGCCTTCGGCGGCGACCACATCAAGATCCTGCGCCGGCTGCTGATGGACAACGCGACCGCCGAGGTGATCTTCACCTTCGACGGGGACGCGGCCGGCCAGAAGGCGGCGCTGCGGGCGTTCGAGGACGACCAGAAGTTCGCGGCGGAGACCTCCATCGCGATCACCCCGGGCGGCATGGACCCGTGCGACCTGCGCCTGGCACAGGGGGACGAAGCCGTGTCCGGACTGGTGGAGTCACGGACCCCGCTGTTCGAGTTCGCGCTGCGGCACATCGTCGCCCGCCACAACCTGGAGAACCCGGCGGGGCGGGCGGCCGCGCTGGACGAGGCGGCGCCCGTCGTCGCGAACATCAAGAACATCGCGATCCAGCACGAGTCGGCGGTCCAGCTGGCGGGGATGCTGGGCATCCGCGACGAGCAGTTCGTCGTCAAGCGGGTCGCGCAGCTGGCCCGCTGGGCCCGCGAGCGCGGCCGGCAGCCCGAGCAGCAGGGGCGCGGCGGCTCCCGTGCGCCCGAGCCGGCCCCCGCGCCGCGGGCCGCGCCCCCCGGCGGTCCCGCCCTGAACCTGCGCAGCCCCGCCCACCGCACCGAGCGCGAGCTGCTGAAGCTGGCGCTCCAGCGACCGGCCCTGGTCTCCCCCGCCTTCGACGCGTACGGGATCGACGAGTTCACCGCCCCGCCCTACGCGGCGGTCCGCCAGGCCATCCAGGACGCGGGCGGCGCGGCCCAGGACTCGGACGACTACCTGATCCGGGTCCGCGAGGCGGCTCCGAACGACACGGTCCGCGCGCTGGTCACGGAGCTGGCGGTGGAGGCCATCCACGCCAAGACGGTGGACGAGGTCTACGCCGGGGTCCAGCTGGTCCAGGTGCGCCTGCGCGCCGTCGACCGCCGGGTCCACGAGATCCAGGGCACCCTGTCCCGCCTGGGCCCGCAGGCCCCGCCGGAGCAGCTCGCGGCGGTCCAGGAGGAGCTGTGGGTGCTCCAGCAGTACGGCCGCCGGCTGCGCAACCGCGGCGCCGAGGGCCTTTGA
- a CDS encoding nucleotidyl transferase AbiEii/AbiGii toxin family protein, protein MNGNDGTGNPRSDWARRQEELPRTSTTGLAEPGREGDLFFDPALKHFAHGYRVADTAVDPGLRPAWQAARRRALDVMVRGVAESGWADSLVLRGSMLMASWFGAPAREPHDLDFIVVPQDWGIEEARTERMLTAIAEAAERVAAREGGLVVAAAGAVCEDIWTYERVPGRRLVLPWSAPGLPGGQVQLDFVFNERLPAPAEPTEVAGVRVPAATPELSLAWKLVWLATDMYPQGKDLYDAVLLAERYAAPYELVHTVFRESGEFFPPGAAEDAPVTLEAFAEARWVDWEQFAQEYPGVGGSAEAYAGRLLAALGPTFAGRD, encoded by the coding sequence ATGAACGGCAATGACGGTACGGGGAACCCGCGCTCCGACTGGGCGCGGCGGCAGGAGGAGCTGCCGAGGACGTCGACCACGGGACTGGCGGAGCCGGGCCGTGAGGGCGACCTGTTCTTCGACCCGGCGCTCAAGCACTTCGCCCACGGGTACCGGGTCGCCGACACGGCGGTCGACCCCGGGCTGCGGCCGGCCTGGCAGGCCGCCCGGCGTCGGGCCCTGGACGTGATGGTGCGCGGGGTCGCCGAGTCCGGCTGGGCGGACTCGCTGGTGCTGCGCGGCAGCATGCTGATGGCGAGCTGGTTCGGGGCGCCCGCGCGGGAGCCGCACGACCTGGACTTCATCGTGGTCCCGCAGGACTGGGGGATCGAGGAGGCCCGTACGGAGCGGATGCTGACGGCGATCGCGGAGGCCGCCGAGCGGGTCGCCGCGCGGGAGGGTGGCCTGGTGGTCGCGGCGGCCGGGGCGGTCTGCGAGGACATCTGGACGTACGAGCGGGTCCCGGGGCGGCGTCTGGTGCTGCCCTGGTCCGCGCCGGGGCTGCCCGGCGGGCAGGTGCAGCTGGACTTCGTCTTCAACGAACGGCTGCCCGCGCCGGCGGAGCCCACCGAGGTCGCGGGCGTACGCGTGCCGGCGGCCACGCCCGAACTGTCCCTGGCCTGGAAGCTGGTGTGGCTGGCCACGGACATGTACCCGCAGGGCAAGGACCTCTACGACGCCGTGCTGCTGGCCGAGCGGTACGCGGCCCCGTACGAGCTGGTGCACACGGTCTTCCGGGAGTCGGGCGAGTTCTTCCCGCCGGGCGCCGCCGAGGACGCGCCGGTGACGTTGGAGGCGTTCGCCGAGGCGCGGTGGGTCGACTGGGAGCAGTTCGCGCAGGAGTACCCGGGGGTGGGCGGTTCGGCGGAGGCCTACGCGGGGCGGCTGCTGGCGGCGCTGGGGCCGACGTTCGCGGGACGGGACTGA
- a CDS encoding glucose 1-dehydrogenase, with the protein MAGVDLSGKVVVITGGARGLGAAAARAVVDGGGRVLITDVLEAEGARTAPKLGDAARFLRHDVTSEADWDAALAHAVEEFGRIDGLVNNAGIATGQFLEHESVEHFRKVVEINLVGVFIGMKAAIPLLRANGGGSIVNISSAAGLTGLALTAGYGASKWGVRGLSKIGAVELAEAGIRVNSVHPGMTLTPMTAPVGIQAGEGNYPGAPLGRVAVPEEIAAAVAFLLSDAAGYMTGAELAVDGGWTAGLTVKHLTGR; encoded by the coding sequence GTGGCTGGTGTGGATCTGAGCGGCAAGGTCGTCGTCATCACCGGAGGGGCCCGCGGACTGGGCGCGGCGGCCGCGCGGGCGGTCGTCGACGGGGGCGGTCGGGTGCTGATCACCGACGTGCTGGAGGCGGAGGGCGCGCGGACGGCCCCGAAGCTCGGGGACGCGGCCCGCTTCCTGCGGCACGACGTCACCAGCGAGGCCGACTGGGACGCGGCCCTCGCCCACGCGGTGGAGGAGTTCGGCCGGATCGACGGCCTCGTGAACAACGCCGGCATAGCCACCGGCCAGTTCCTGGAGCACGAGAGCGTCGAGCACTTCCGCAAGGTCGTCGAGATCAACCTGGTCGGCGTGTTCATCGGCATGAAGGCCGCGATCCCGCTGCTGCGGGCGAACGGCGGCGGGTCGATCGTCAACATCTCCTCGGCCGCCGGTCTGACCGGCCTCGCCCTCACCGCCGGGTACGGCGCCTCCAAGTGGGGCGTGCGCGGCCTGTCGAAGATCGGCGCGGTCGAGCTGGCCGAGGCCGGGATCCGGGTCAACTCGGTCCACCCCGGCATGACGCTGACCCCGATGACCGCCCCGGTGGGCATCCAGGCCGGCGAGGGCAACTACCCCGGTGCCCCGCTGGGTCGCGTCGCGGTCCCCGAGGAGATCGCCGCCGCCGTGGCCTTCCTACTCTCGGACGCCGCCGGCTACATGACGGGCGCCGAACTCGCCGTGGACGGCGGCTGGACCGCGGGCCTGACGGTGAAACACCTCACCGGCCGGTGA
- a CDS encoding RNA polymerase sigma factor — translation MQTQTLTVNVSRPAADTPAAVDLPEAEAMDEPERDEPEVLELIEPQPLARSRTRDTTGGAGPSADLFRQYLREIGRIPLLTAAEEVDLARRVEAGLFAEEKLGTTPDLDSRLALDLDKLVVMGRMAKRRLIESNLRLVVSVAKRYVGRGLTMLDLVQEGNLGLIRAVEKFDYARGYKFSTYATWWIRQAMSRALADQARTIRVPVHVVELINRVVRVQRRMLQERGYEPTAEEVAVHLELTPERVLEVLRLAQEPVSLHAPVGEEDDVALGDLIEDGDAASPVESAAFFLLREHLEAVLSTLGERERKVVQLRYGLADGRPRTLEEIGRIFGVTRERIRQIESKTLNKLRDHAFADQLRGYLD, via the coding sequence GTGCAGACCCAGACCCTGACCGTGAACGTGAGCCGCCCCGCCGCCGACACGCCCGCCGCGGTCGACCTCCCGGAGGCCGAGGCGATGGACGAACCGGAACGGGACGAACCCGAGGTCCTCGAACTGATCGAGCCGCAGCCCCTCGCCCGCTCCCGCACCAGGGACACCACGGGCGGCGCGGGCCCCTCCGCCGACCTCTTCCGCCAGTACCTGCGCGAGATAGGCAGGATCCCGCTGCTCACCGCCGCCGAGGAGGTCGACCTCGCGCGCCGCGTGGAAGCGGGACTGTTCGCCGAGGAGAAGCTCGGCACCACCCCGGACCTCGACTCCCGCCTCGCCCTCGACCTCGACAAGCTCGTCGTCATGGGCCGCATGGCCAAACGCCGGCTCATCGAGTCGAACCTGCGGCTCGTCGTCTCCGTCGCCAAGCGCTACGTGGGCCGCGGCCTCACCATGCTCGACCTGGTCCAGGAGGGGAACCTCGGGCTGATCCGGGCCGTTGAGAAGTTCGACTACGCGCGCGGCTACAAGTTCTCCACCTACGCCACCTGGTGGATCCGGCAGGCGATGTCACGGGCCCTCGCCGACCAGGCCCGTACCATCCGCGTCCCCGTGCATGTCGTCGAGCTGATCAACCGCGTCGTCCGCGTCCAGCGCCGCATGCTCCAGGAGCGGGGCTACGAGCCCACCGCCGAAGAGGTCGCCGTCCACCTCGAACTGACCCCCGAGCGCGTCCTGGAGGTGCTCCGGCTCGCCCAGGAGCCGGTCTCCCTGCACGCCCCGGTCGGCGAGGAGGACGACGTCGCCCTCGGCGACCTGATCGAGGACGGCGACGCCGCGTCCCCCGTGGAATCCGCCGCCTTCTTCCTGCTCCGCGAGCACCTGGAAGCCGTGCTGTCCACCCTCGGCGAGCGCGAACGCAAGGTCGTCCAACTCCGCTACGGGCTCGCCGACGGCCGCCCGCGCACCCTGGAGGAGATCGGCCGGATCTTCGGCGTCACCCGCGAACGGATCCGCCAGATCGAGTCGAAGACCCTCAACAAGCTGCGCGACCACGCCTTCGCCGACCAACTGCGCGGCTACCTCGACTGA